One part of the Truepera radiovictrix DSM 17093 genome encodes these proteins:
- the alr gene encoding alanine racemase → MPHAEISLRALARNLASLRARTRAQLLVPVKANAYGHGAPEVARQLERLGVPWFGVATADEALELRGAGISADILIFGPVYEGLEALIAQGVALSVVDARSAEAVVRAAGSVPGARVHLKTDTGMGRLGEPLAATLKTAERLSRARGVTLEGLWTHLAAADEPDSSFTQVQLARFSDTLAALGRAGITVPLKHAANSAALFAHPASHFDLVRPGIAVYGYHASPFIAALAPELTPVMTLSAPVTFVKRVAAGTPISYGGLWRAPRDTTVATVRFGYADGYPRGLSATPHARVRLQGRLCPIVGRVCMDQLMVDVGDLTVTVGERAVLFGPEGPTAEDLAGGVGTISYELLTQLGRRVARSYVDAVDAP, encoded by the coding sequence GTGCCGCACGCCGAGATCAGCCTCCGCGCCCTCGCGCGCAACCTCGCTTCGCTGCGCGCGCGCACCCGCGCGCAGCTGCTCGTCCCCGTCAAGGCGAACGCCTACGGGCACGGCGCCCCGGAGGTGGCGCGGCAGCTCGAGCGCTTGGGCGTCCCCTGGTTCGGGGTCGCGACCGCCGATGAGGCGCTCGAGCTGCGGGGAGCGGGGATCAGCGCCGACATCCTCATCTTCGGCCCCGTCTACGAGGGCTTGGAGGCGCTGATCGCACAAGGTGTCGCGCTTAGCGTCGTGGACGCGCGCAGCGCCGAGGCCGTGGTGCGGGCGGCGGGAAGCGTCCCGGGCGCCCGCGTGCACCTCAAAACGGACACCGGTATGGGGCGGCTCGGCGAACCGCTCGCCGCTACCCTGAAGACCGCCGAGCGCTTAAGCCGCGCCCGCGGGGTGACGCTCGAGGGGCTCTGGACGCACCTCGCCGCCGCCGACGAACCCGACTCGAGCTTTACGCAGGTCCAGCTGGCGCGCTTTAGCGACACGCTCGCCGCTTTGGGGCGCGCGGGGATCACCGTACCGCTCAAACACGCCGCCAACTCGGCGGCGCTTTTCGCCCACCCCGCCTCGCACTTCGACCTCGTGCGCCCCGGCATCGCCGTCTACGGCTACCATGCAAGCCCCTTTATCGCCGCTCTGGCGCCCGAGCTGACGCCCGTGATGACCCTCTCGGCCCCCGTGACCTTCGTCAAGCGCGTCGCGGCCGGCACCCCCATCTCGTACGGCGGCCTCTGGCGCGCCCCCCGCGACACCACCGTCGCCACCGTCCGCTTCGGCTACGCCGACGGCTACCCGCGCGGCCTGAGCGCCACGCCACACGCCCGCGTCCGCCTCCAAGGGCGCCTCTGCCCAATCGTCGGGCGCGTCTGCATGGACCAGCTGATGGTCGACGTCGGCGACCTTACGGTCACCGTCGGCGAACGCGCCGTGCTCTTCGGCCCCGAAGGCCCGACCGCCGAGGACCTCGCGGGGGGCGTCGGGACGATCTCCTACGAGCTGCTGACGCAGCTCGGTCGGCGCGTCGCGAGGTCTTACGTCGACGCGGTCGACGCGCCCTGA